One Solanum pennellii chromosome 9, SPENNV200 DNA segment encodes these proteins:
- the LOC107029376 gene encoding glutathione S-transferase PARB-like encodes MAIKVHGIPLSTATMRVISCLIEKDLDFEFVFVDMAKEEHKRHPFLSLNPFAQVPAFEDGVLKLFESRAITQYIAHVYASNGIQLILQDPMKMAIMSVWMEVEGQKFEPPASKLTWELVIKPMIGMGSTDDVIVKESEEQLSKVLDIYETRLTESKYLGGDSFTLVDLHHIPNIYHLMNTKAKALFDSRPRVSAWCADILARPAWVKGLEKMQK; translated from the exons ATGGCAATAAAAGTCCATGGTATCCCCTTGTCAACTGCAACCATGAGAGTTATTTCTTGCCTTATTGAGAAGGATTTGGATTTTGAGTTTGTCTTTGTTGATATGGCCAAAGAAGAACACAAGAGGCACCCTTTCCTTTCACTCAAT CCTTTTGCTCAAGTACCAGCATTTGAAGATGGGGTCTTGAAGCTCTTTG AATCAAGGGCAATCACTCAATACATTGCTCATGTTTATGCTAGCAATGGCATTCAACTAATACTCCAAGATCCAATGAAAATGGCCATTATGTCAGTGTGGATGGAAGTAGAAGGCCAAAAATTTGAACCACCAGCTTCAAAATTAACATGGGAGCTAGTCATAAAACCAATGATTGGCATGGGCAGTACCGATGATGTTATTGTGAAGGAAAGTGAAGAACAATTGTCTAAGGTTCTTGACATCTACGAAACTCGATTGACAGAGTCAAAATACTTGGGTGGCGACTCCTTTACACTTGTTGATTTGCATCATATACCAAATATATACCATCTGATGAATACAAAAGCTAAGGCACTGTTTGATTCGCGCCCTCGTGTGAGTGCATGGTGTGCTGATATATTGGCTAGGCCAGCTTGGGTGAAGGGGTTGGAGAAGatgcaaaaatga
- the LOC107031419 gene encoding cytochrome b-c1 complex subunit 6-like, whose translation MSDEEVVDPKATMEVSCKPKCVRQLKDYQACTRRIEGDESGSKHCTGQYFDYWQCIDKCVAPKLFEKLK comes from the exons AT GTCGGACGAGGAAGTTGTTGACCCAAAGGCGACAATGGAAGTATCTTGCAAGCCTAAGTGTGTAAGGCAACTAAAGGATTATCAG GCATGTACTAGAAGGATAGAAGGTGATGAATCAGGGAGCAAGCATTGCACTGGACAGTATTTTGATTATTGGCAATGCATTGACAAATGT GTTGCCCCAAAGCTATTTGAAAAACTCAAGTAA
- the LOC107031420 gene encoding cytochrome b-c1 complex subunit 6: MSDEEVVDPKATLEVSCKPKCVRQLKEYQACTKRIEGDESGHKHCTGQYFDYWHCIDKCVAAKLFDHLK, translated from the exons GTCGGACGAGGAAGTTGTTGACCCAAAGGCAACACTAGAAGTAAGTTGCAAGCCTAAGTGTGTAAGGCAACTAAAGGAGTATCAG GCATGTACTAAAAGGATAGAAGGTGATGAATCAGGGCACAAACATTGCACTGGACAGTATTTTGATTATTGGCACTGCATCGACAAATGT GTTGCTGCGAAGTTGTTTGACCACCTCAAGTAA